Within the Candidatus Izemoplasma sp. genome, the region TTTGGTATACTATTATATGTAAGTAGGTGAAAACATGATATTAATGAAAGATATAATTCGAGAAGGTCATCCAACTTTAGAAAAACGCACAAAAGAGGTTGAACTGCCTCTCGATACAGAAACTAGAGAAACCCTAAAAGATATGATGGCATATCTGGAGAACTCGCAAAACCCAGAAACTGCCGAAAAGTATGGGTTACGCCCCGGTGTTGGTTTAGCGGCACCACAAATCAATATTTCAAAGCGAATGACCTGTATTTTTACAACAGATGAAACAGGTGAGAAACTATATAAAATGATGTTGATTAACCCAAAAATCATTAGCCATTCTGTCAAAAAAACGTTCTTACCTGGTGGTGAAGGATGTTTGAGCATAGATCGCGAAGTTGAAGGGATTGTCCCTAGACATAAGAAAATACGCGTACGTGCCCATCAATATTTACCTGAGACAGACTCTGTTAGACAAATTGAATTTCGTGTCAGTGGGTATGTCGGTGTTGTAATACAACACGAAATTGATCATTTAGACGGTATCTTATTCCCATCTCGTACAACAGGTATGCAAACTGATTTAGAACCAATCGTGTTTCCTGAAACACAATCTGAAGATAGTAACGAAGAAAAAGAGGAGGAATTATGAAACTATTTATTGATTCAGCAAATGTAGAACACATTAAAGAATTAGCAGATTTAGGAATTATCGCAGGTGTCACAACAAACCCAACTTTAATTGCTAAAGAGGGGCGAGACTTTAATGAAGTGATTAAAGAAATTACATCAATTGTCGATGGACCAATTAGCGGTGAAGTGATTAGTGATGATGCCGAAGGTATGGTTGAAGAAGGAAAGAAAATTTCTAAGATTCATCCAAACATGGTTGTTAAAGTACCGCTCACAGAACAAGGGTTAAAAGCAACGAGAATGTTGAC harbors:
- the def gene encoding peptide deformylase, translated to MILMKDIIREGHPTLEKRTKEVELPLDTETRETLKDMMAYLENSQNPETAEKYGLRPGVGLAAPQINISKRMTCIFTTDETGEKLYKMMLINPKIISHSVKKTFLPGGEGCLSIDREVEGIVPRHKKIRVRAHQYLPETDSVRQIEFRVSGYVGVVIQHEIDHLDGILFPSRTTGMQTDLEPIVFPETQSEDSNEEKEEEL